One window of Burkholderia cepacia GG4 genomic DNA carries:
- a CDS encoding LysR family transcriptional regulator, with protein MKISDIDAFAAVVRCHTLSQAAAELGMTQPAITRRVQNLEEALGVTLLDRNTKPPRPTDIGLQVFEQCRAILREVDALRELTAGERPPAGEFRVGLTQGLGELMLPGLIAQLAAQWPALTTQVTTAWGGMLVERVARRELDAALVFLAREMVLPPQVEGERLLATRLVAVGRKGDWPRRSYRLADCHARGWVLNPDGCGFRAGLRRALDAQGLPMPVTLDTYGRDLQLQSVANGFGIGLMPLPLVEGSPLRDAVDIVPLADFKPQIDLWLLHRQDAARFAAPLAAVGAHARTAFALPADAAAHDEAA; from the coding sequence ATGAAAATTAGCGATATCGACGCTTTTGCAGCGGTCGTCCGCTGCCACACCCTGAGCCAGGCCGCGGCCGAGCTCGGGATGACGCAGCCCGCGATCACGCGGCGCGTGCAGAATCTCGAGGAAGCGCTCGGCGTGACACTGCTCGACCGCAACACCAAGCCGCCGCGCCCGACCGACATCGGCCTGCAGGTGTTCGAGCAATGCCGGGCGATCCTGCGCGAAGTCGACGCGCTGCGCGAGCTGACGGCCGGCGAGCGGCCGCCCGCCGGCGAATTCCGCGTCGGCCTCACGCAGGGGCTCGGCGAGTTGATGCTGCCCGGCCTGATCGCGCAGCTCGCCGCGCAATGGCCCGCGCTTACCACACAGGTCACGACCGCCTGGGGCGGCATGCTCGTCGAGCGCGTCGCGCGCCGCGAGCTCGACGCGGCGCTCGTGTTTCTCGCCCGCGAGATGGTGCTGCCGCCGCAGGTCGAGGGCGAGCGGCTGCTGGCCACCCGGCTCGTCGCGGTCGGCCGCAAGGGCGACTGGCCGCGCCGCAGCTACCGGCTCGCCGACTGCCATGCGCGCGGCTGGGTGCTCAATCCCGACGGCTGCGGCTTTCGCGCGGGCCTGCGCCGCGCGCTCGACGCGCAGGGGCTGCCGATGCCGGTCACGCTCGACACCTACGGCCGCGACCTGCAATTGCAGAGCGTCGCGAACGGCTTCGGCATCGGGCTGATGCCGCTGCCGCTCGTCGAAGGCAGCCCGCTGCGCGACGCGGTCGACATCGTGCCGCTCGCCGATTTCAAGCCGCAGATCGATCTGTGGTTGCTGCACCGGCAGGATGCGGCGCGCTTCGCGGCGCCGCTCGCAGCCGTGGGCGCGCATGCGCGCACCGCGTTCGCGCTGCCTGCGGATGCTGCCGCGCACGACGAAGCCGCGTGA